Proteins encoded in a region of the Ornithodoros turicata isolate Travis chromosome 3, ASM3712646v1, whole genome shotgun sequence genome:
- the LOC135387321 gene encoding uncharacterized protein LOC135387321, protein MASCTKQKRMGMCAVALYLALDSDDDDGTGKKPRSLWSRKWLLRRKSMGCYENLMRELALEDSEGYRRWIRMDTATFEDLLGKVRPLIVKQDTNFREAIDAGERLAVTLRYLATGDSMMSLQYAFRMAHNTISNIVAEVTVTIYEVLKEDFVKVPATPCEWKAVADQFSALWQFPHCIGALDGKHVVIMPPPKTGAMYRNYKGTFSVVLMALVGAELNFLYVDIGRNGRMNDSGVWNSCSLRAKLESSPSVLPQPQALPHSSMSAPYVIVGDEGFGLKNYLMRPYPARELSTDARIFNYRLSRARRTAENAFGVLCSRWQIFRAPLRHSPERATAIIKATIALHNYLQTQRTTRPLYLPPEIVDVEDICTGTVRPGSWRQAVSNHGAMRPLPRPGGNCSNSAKAVRELYTQYFSNEGQVGWQWKMI, encoded by the exons ATGGCGTCCTGCACTAAGCAGAAGCGTATGGGAATGTGCGCCGTGGCGTTATATCTTGCGCTCGACTCGGACGACGACGATGGAACTGGTAAAAAGCCACGATCATTGTGGAGTAGGAAGTGGCTCCTGCGACGAAAAAGCATGGGATGCTACGAGAATCTCATGCGAGAGCTCGCGCTTGAGGACTCGGAAGGGTACCGCCGCTGGATTCGCATGGACACAGCAACTTTTGAGGATCTTTTGGGGAAAGTGCGGCCCCTCATCGTCAAGCAGGACACGAATTTCAGGGAGGCAATTGATGCGGGCGAGCGCCTAGCAGTGACGCTGCGCTACTTGGCAACAG GAGACAGCATGATGTCCCTGCAGTACGCGTTCAGGATGGCgcacaataccatatcaaatATCGTGGCGGAGGTAACTGTTACAATATATGAGGTTTTGAAAGAAGACTTCGTCAAG GTTCCTGCGACACCATGTGAATGGAAGGCCGTGGCAGACCAGTTCAGTGCACTGTGGCAGTTTCCACACTGTATTGGTGCACTGGACGGTAAGCACGTGGTCATCATGCCTCCCCCCAAGACAGGAGCCATGTACCGCAACTACAAAGGCACTTTCAGTGTCGTGCTCATGGCCCTTGTAGGTGCAGAACTGAACTTTTTGTATGTCGACATTGGACGGAACGGCAGGATGAATGACAGTGGAGTGTGGAATTCCTGCAGCCTAAGGGCAAAACTGGAAAGTTCCCCTTCAGTCCTCCCTCAACCCCAAGCCTTGCCGCACTCTTCCATGTCAGCCCCTTATGTAATTGTGGGCGACGAGGGCTTTGGGTTAAAGAATTATTTGATGAGGCCATATCCTGCAAGGGAGCTGAGCACAGACGCCAGGATCTTCAACTACAG GCTATCTAGGGCACGCCGTACGGCTGAAAACGCCTTCGGAGTCTTGTGCAGCAGATGGCAGATCTTCCGGGCTCCTCTGCGCCACTCTCCAGAAAGAGCCACCGCAATCATCAAGGCCACCATAGCTCTGCACAATTACCTCCAAACGCAGAGGACTACACGACCGCTCTACCTGCCGCCAGAGATAGTAGATGTGGAAGATATTTGCACAG GCACCGTTCGTCCGGGCTCATGGAGACAAGCCGTAAGCAACCATGGAGCCATGCGACCCTTGCCACGACCTGGAGGGAACTGTTCCAACAGTGCGAAAGCTGTCAGGGAACTGTATACACAGTACTTCAGCAATGAAGGACAAGTAGGCTGGCAGTGGAAAATGATCTAA